A genome region from Panthera leo isolate Ple1 chromosome A2, P.leo_Ple1_pat1.1, whole genome shotgun sequence includes the following:
- the DIRAS1 gene encoding GTP-binding protein Di-Ras1: MPEQSNDYRVVVFGAGGVGKSSLVLRFVKGTFRDTYIPTIEDTYRQVISCDKSVCTLQITDTTGSHQFPAMQRLSISKGHAFILVYSITSKQSLEELGPIYKLIVQIKGSVEDIPVMLVGNKCDETQREVDTREAQAVAQEWKCAFMETSAKMNYNVKELFQELLTLETRRNMSLNIDGKRSSKQKRTDRVKGKCVLM, encoded by the coding sequence ATGCCTGAACAGAGCAACGACTACCGAGTGGTGGTGTTCGGGGCGGGCGGCGTGGGCAAGAGCTCGCTGGTGCTTCGCTTCGTCAAGGGCACGTTCCGGGACACCTACATCCCCACCATCGAGGACACCTACCGGCAGGTGATCAGCTGCGACAAGAGCGTATGCACGCTGCAGATCACCGACACCACGGGCAGCCACCAGTTCCCGGCCATGCAGCGGCTGTCCATCTCCAAGGGCCACGCCTTCATCCTGGTCTACTCCATCACCAGCAAGCAGTCCCTGGAGGAGCTGGGGCCCATCTACAAGCTCATCGTGCAGATCAAGGGCAGCGTAGAGGACATCCCCGTCATGCTGGTGGGCAACAAGTGCGATGAGACACAGCGGGAGGTGGACACCCGCGAGGCCCAGGCCGTGGCCCAGGAGTGGAAGTGCGCCTTCATGGAGACGTCGGCCAAGATGAACTACAACGTCAAGGAGCTTTTCCAGGAGCTGCTGACGCTGGAGACGCGCCGAAACATGAGCCTGAACATCGACGGCAAGCGCTCCAGCAAACAGAAGAGGACAGACCGCGTCAAGGGCAAATGCGTCCTCATGTGA
- the SLC39A3 gene encoding zinc transporter ZIP3, whose amino-acid sequence MMKLLVAKVLCMVGVFFFMLLGSLLPVKIIETDFEKAHRSKKILSLCNTFGGGVFLATCFNALLPAVREKLQKVLSLGHISTDYPLAETIVMLGFFLTVFLEQLILTFRKEKPPFIDLETFNAGSDAGSDSEYESPFMGGTRGHALYAEPHPHAHGLSVQELSRSSPLRLLSLVFALSAHSIFEGLALGLQEDGEKVVSLFVGVAVHETLVAVALGISMARCSMALRDAAKLAVTVSATIPLGIGVGLGIESAQGVPSSVASVLLQGLAGGTFLFVTFFEILAKELEENSDRLLKVLFLVLGYAVLAGMVFLKW is encoded by the exons ATGATGAAGTTGTTGGTGGCCAAAGTCCTCTGCATGGTGGGCGTGTTCTTCTTCATGCTGCTTGGCTCCCTGCTCCCAGTGAAGATCATCGAGACGGATTTTGAGAAGGCCCATCGCTCAAAAAAGATCCTCTCGCTCTGCAACACCTTCGGAGGCGGGGTCTTTCTGGCCACGTGCTTCAATGCCCTCCTGCCCGCCGTGAGGGAAAAG CTCCAGAAGGTTCTGAGTCTCGGGCACATCAGCACCGACTACCCGCTGGCCGAGACCATCGTGATGCTGGGCTTCTTCCTGACCGTCTTCCTGGAGCAGCTCATCCTGACGTTCCGCAAGGAGAAGCCGCCCTTCATCGATCTGGAGACCTTCAACGCCGGCTCGGACGCTGGCAGCGACTCGGAGTACGAGAGCCCCTTCATGGGGGGCACGCGGGGCCATGCACTCTACGCggagccccacccccacgcaCACGGGCTCAGCGTCCAGGAGCTGTCGCGCTCCAGCCCGCTGCGGCTCCTCAGCCTGGTGTTTGCCCTGTCGGCGCACTCCATCTTCGAGGGCCTGGCCCTGGGCCTGCAGGAGGACGGCGAGAAGGTGGTGAGCCTGTTCGTGGGGGTGGCCGTCCACGAGACGCTGGTGGCTGTGGCCCTGGGCATCAGCATGGCCAGGTGCTCCATGGCCCTGAGGGACGCGGCCAAGCTGGCCGTCACCGTGAGCGCCACGATTCCCCTGGGCATCGGCGTCGGCCTGGGCATCGAGAGCGCACAGGGTGTGCCCAGTAGCGTGGCCTCGGTGCTGCTGCAGGGCCTGGCGGGCGGCACGTTCCTCTTCGTCACCTTCTTTGAGATCCTGGCGAAGGAGCTGGAGGAGAACAGTGACCGTCTGCTCAAAGTCCTCTTCCTGGTGCTGGGTTACGCTGTCCTGGCCGGCATGGTCTTCCTCAAGTGGTGA
- the SGTA gene encoding small glutamine-rich tetratricopeptide repeat-containing protein alpha codes for MDNKKRLAYAIIRFLHDQLRHGGLSSDAQESLEVAIQCLETAFGVTVEDSDLALPQTLPEIFEAAAVGREAPQDLRSPERTPPSEEDSAEAERLKTEGNEQMKVENFEAAVHFYGKAIELNPANAVYFCNRAAAYSKLGNYAGAVQDCERAICIDPSYSKAYGRMGLALSSLNKHTEAVAYYKKALELDPDNETYKSNLKIAELKLRETPSPTGGVGSFDIAGLLNNPSFMSMASNLMNNPQVQQLMSGMISGGHNPLGTPGTSPSQNDLASLIQAGQQFAQQMQQQNPELIEQLRSQIRSRTPSASNDDQQE; via the exons ATGGATAACAAGAAGCGCCTGGCCTACGCCATTATCCGGTTCCTGCATGACCAGCTGCGGCACGGGGGGCTCTCGTCCGACGCCCAGGAGAGCTTGGAAG TTGCGATCCAGTGCCTGGAGACTGCTTTTGGGGTGACCGTGGAGGACAGCGACCTCGCTCTCCCTCAGACTCTTCCGGAAATATTTGAAGCAGCCGCCGTGGGCAGG GAGGCGCCGCAGGACCTGAGGAGCCCTGAGCGAACTCCGCCTTCAGAGGAGGACTCGGCGGAGGCAGAGCGCCTCAAAACCGAAG GAAACGAGCAGATGAAAGTGGAAAACTTTGAAGCTGCCGTGCACTTCTACGGGAAAGCCATCGAGCTGAACCCCGCCAACGCCGTCTATTTCTGTAACAG AGCGGCGGCCTACAGCAAACTGGGGAACTATGCAGGGGCCGTGCAGGACTGTGAGCGAGCCATCTGCATAGACCCGTCCTACAGCAAAGCCTACGGCCGGATGGG CCTCGCGCTCTCCAGTTTGAACAAGCACACCGAGGCAGTGGCCTATTACAAGAAGGCCTTGGAGCTGGACCCCGACAACGAGACCTACAAGTCGAACCTCAAGATAGCCGAGCTGAAGTTGAGGGAGACGCCAAGTCCC ACAGGAGGTGTCGGCAGCTTTGACATTGCTGGCCTGCTGAACAATCCAAGTTTCATGAGCATG GCGTCAAACCTGATGAACAACCCCCAAGTTCAGCAGCT CATGTCCGGGATGATTTCGGGCGGCCACAACCCCCTGGGGACTCCTGGCACCAGCCCCTCACAGAATGACCTGGCCAGTCTCATCCAGGC CGGCCAGCAGTTCGCCCAGCAGATGCAGCAGCAGAATCCAGAGTTGATAGAACAGCTCCGAAGTCAGATCCGAAGTCGGACCCCCAGTGCCAGCAACGATGACCAGCAGGAGTGA